One Brassica oleracea var. oleracea cultivar TO1000 chromosome C7, BOL, whole genome shotgun sequence genomic window carries:
- the LOC106304263 gene encoding protein DA1-related 4-like, with product MDTDVNNNNDKANHCVYISFDNNDQSISSFINYLKATFNHHGIYQLDDQSDRLADRIKILVVVFSKEDTFSAPENLVNQLPKKDLVVVPVLYKVTILSARQNAMLDQVLLDSSAVLPGHIYNEERSEYEFTKEIARDVCEKLYPTAEIGIHRRQKEIENLLCKQPWGVRTLGIFGKPGIGKTTLAIALFRHMSGGYDASCLIKDFDTKYNGKRLDPLDPDYLSEIPMEEFDQNCIDSEPINRKKRVLIALDDVRNAPDAKSFLGGFDKFGPGSLIIITSQNEQILKECQVSVFYELKGLNDEEALELFTRCAFGNIVIEEDPLDLSKNEIKSKTMVEMVSTLPDVCEVLIAENKCIRLIPYEEYNEAKENKEFQSDNDAVSATRDTDIITLTTSDLCSKSYPQKNLRSRIYKRFSKSLPRNLRLYRLDYNSMIRSLSEHLQKHHNDILQGVASQLQKLSQSFLNSRDHDLLEQNLQRLFTLSGGCDRIKRFLDLLRKNRELNRKGRRELEIKLNRD from the exons ATGGACACCGACGTCAACAACAACAACGACAAAGCAAATCACTGCGTTTATATCAGTTTTGACAACAACGACCAATCAATTTCCTCCTTCATCAACTACCTCAAAGCTACTTTCAACCACCATGGGATCTATCAGCTCGATGATCAAAGTGATCGGTTGGCTGATCGAATTAAGATTCTTGTTGTTGTTTTCTCCAAGGAGGACACGTTCTCTGCGCCTGAAAATCTTGTGAATCAACTCCCTAAGAAAGACCTTGTGGTGGTTCCAGTGCTCTATAAAGTCACGATATTATCGGCGAGGCAGAATGCAATGCTAGATCAGGTTTTACTAGACTCATCAGCAGTATTACCAGGTCACATATATAATGAAGAACGAAG TGAATACGAATTTACGAAAGAGATCGCCAGGGATGTGTGTGAGAAGCTCTATCCAACGGCTGAGATTGGGATCCACAGAAGGCAAAAGGAGATAGAAAACTTGCTTTGCAAGCAACCATGGGGCGTCCGAACTCTAGGCATTTTTGGTAAGCCTGGTATTGGCAAGACGACTTTGGCTATAGCCCTCTTTCGCCATATGTCTGGTGGTTATGATGCTTCTTGCCTCATCAAAGATTTTGACACAAAATATAACGGGAAGAGACTTGATCCTTTAGATCCTGACTACTTGAGTGAGATTCCAATGGAGGAGTTTGACCAAAACTGTATTGATTCAGAGCCGATCAACCGCAAGAAAAGGGTTCTTATTGCTCTGGACGATGTGCGAAATGCTCCGGATGCAAAGTCGTTTCTTGGTGGATTTGACAAGTTTGGTCCAGGAAGCTTGATCATCATAACCTCCCAAAATGAACAAATTCTTAAAGAATGCCAGGTGAGTGTGTTTTATGAGCTTAAAGGTCTAAACGATGAAGAAGCTCTGGAGCTGTTCACAAGGTGTGCCTTTGGAAATATTGTCATAGAAGAAGATCCTCTGGACCTTTCAAAGAATGAGATTAAGAGCAAGACAATGGTAGAAATGGTATCGACATTGCCTGATGTTTGTGAAGTACTCATTGCAGAAAACAAATGTATTCGGTTAATCCCATATGAAGAATACAACGAGGCCAAAGAAAATAAGGAGTTCCAATCTGACAACGATGCTGTGTCG GCCACTAGAGATACAGATATCATAACTCTGACCACATCAGACTTGTGCTCCAAGTCTTATCCTCAGAAGAACCTGAGATCCAGGATTTACAAACGTTTCTCCAAGTCTCTACCTCGTAATCTAAGGCTTTACCGATTGGATTATAACTCTATGATCAGATCTTTGTCTGAACACTTACAAAAGCACCACAATGATATACTACAAGGAGTTGCTAGTCAACTTCAGAAACTTAGTCAAAGCTTTTTAAACTCACGCGACCACGATTTGCTAGAGCAAAATCTCCAACGTCTCTTTACTCTCTCTGGTGGTTGCGATAGGATCAAACGTTTTCTAGATCTTCTAAGGAAAAATAGAGAATTGAATCGTAAGGGGAGAAGAGAACTGGAGATTAAACTTAACCGAGATTAA